In Erythrobacter litoralis HTCC2594, a single genomic region encodes these proteins:
- the argF gene encoding ornithine carbamoyltransferase, whose translation MPAPATVRHFLDLSDAGGDAIAAMINDAQDRKAARTAWPKGRPDPDAPLKDHVLAMIFEKSSTRTRVSFDMAMRQLGGSAMVMESGSMQLGRGESIADTARVLSRMVDAIMIRTDDHGKIEELAHHATVPVINGLTDRSHPCQIVADLLTVIENGKALPGLEIAWLGDGNNVLHSILEAAGLMKFNVRVGTPKGYEPDGEFVELARAGGAQVSLAADAAEAARGADVVITDTWVSMGQEHAATKLEAMAPFQVDDRLMDQAKPDAIFLHCLPAHVGEEVAESVIEGPQSRVFDEAENRIHAQKSVLLWALGKLG comes from the coding sequence ATGCCCGCACCGGCGACAGTACGGCATTTTCTCGACCTGTCGGATGCCGGCGGCGATGCGATCGCCGCGATGATTAATGACGCGCAGGACCGCAAGGCCGCGCGTACAGCCTGGCCGAAGGGGCGCCCCGATCCGGATGCGCCGCTGAAGGACCACGTCCTCGCCATGATCTTCGAGAAAAGCTCGACCCGCACCCGCGTCAGTTTCGACATGGCGATGCGGCAACTCGGCGGCAGCGCGATGGTGATGGAATCGGGTTCCATGCAGCTCGGGCGGGGCGAAAGTATTGCCGATACCGCACGGGTGTTGAGCCGGATGGTGGATGCGATCATGATCCGCACCGACGATCACGGCAAGATCGAGGAGCTGGCGCACCACGCCACGGTACCGGTGATCAACGGCCTGACCGATCGTTCGCATCCGTGCCAGATCGTCGCCGACCTGCTGACGGTCATAGAAAATGGCAAGGCACTGCCCGGTCTGGAGATCGCCTGGCTCGGCGATGGCAACAATGTGCTGCACTCGATCCTCGAAGCAGCGGGCCTGATGAAGTTCAACGTCCGGGTCGGGACGCCCAAGGGCTACGAGCCCGATGGCGAATTCGTCGAATTGGCGCGTGCGGGCGGGGCGCAGGTCTCGCTGGCTGCCGATGCGGCCGAAGCGGCGCGCGGGGCGGATGTCGTAATTACCGATACCTGGGTGTCGATGGGGCAGGAGCATGCTGCAACCAAGCTGGAGGCAATGGCGCCGTTCCAGGTCGACGACCGCCTGATGGACCAAGCCAAGCCGGACGCCATCTTCCTGCACTGCCTGCCCGCGCATGTCGGGGAGGAAGTGGCCGAAAGCGTGATCGAAGGGCCGCAATCGCGGGTTTTCGACGAGGCAGAGAACCGTATCCATGCGCAGAAATCGGTGCTGCTCTGGGCGCTCGGCAAGCTCGGCTAA
- a CDS encoding Hsp33 family molecular chaperone HslO yields the protein MQQPDETYADRLLSFTIPSRQARGRIVRLDSVLDDVLSAHRYPPAIARLLAEALVVGTLIGGLVKDDEGQMTMQAQTRDGIVKLLVVDYRAGAVRGYADFDRSRLDDIGINPDLHTLFGDGYLAVTFDMNDERGRYQGIVPLEGESLSHACETYFAQSEQVPTLIRVAVDIDGGVQSGAGLLVQHLPDGEVGRERLHARLDHPEWEHVAILAGSLRDDELLDRDLSMEAIAWRLFHEEEQVRTQVGSVLSRGCRCSAEHYATVLARFGETERAEMRDEDGIIQVDCAFCSRTFALDM from the coding sequence ATGCAACAACCCGACGAAACTTACGCTGACCGCCTGCTCAGCTTCACGATCCCTTCGCGTCAAGCCCGCGGCCGCATCGTCCGGCTCGATTCAGTCCTCGACGATGTCCTGTCCGCGCATCGATACCCGCCCGCGATTGCCCGCCTGCTGGCCGAAGCGCTGGTGGTGGGCACGCTCATCGGCGGCCTCGTCAAGGACGACGAGGGCCAGATGACGATGCAAGCGCAGACCCGCGACGGGATCGTCAAGCTGCTGGTGGTCGATTACCGGGCCGGCGCGGTGCGCGGCTATGCCGATTTCGATCGCAGCCGACTCGACGATATCGGTATCAACCCGGATCTGCACACGCTGTTCGGCGATGGCTATCTCGCGGTGACGTTCGACATGAATGACGAGCGCGGACGCTACCAGGGAATTGTGCCGCTGGAAGGCGAAAGCCTGAGCCATGCCTGCGAGACCTATTTCGCGCAATCGGAACAGGTCCCGACGCTCATCAGGGTTGCAGTCGATATAGATGGCGGCGTCCAATCGGGCGCCGGACTGCTGGTCCAGCACCTGCCAGACGGGGAAGTCGGGCGCGAGCGCCTGCATGCCCGGCTCGACCATCCCGAATGGGAACACGTCGCCATTCTCGCTGGGAGCCTGCGCGATGACGAACTGCTCGATCGCGATCTTTCGATGGAGGCCATAGCCTGGCGCCTCTTCCACGAGGAAGAGCAAGTGCGCACGCAGGTCGGGTCGGTCCTCAGCCGCGGTTGTCGCTGCTCGGCCGAACATTACGCGACCGTGCTCGCACGCTTCGGCGAAACCGAGCGAGCCGAAATGCGGGACGAGGACGGCATCATCCAGGTCGACTGCGCCTTCTGCTCGCGCACCTTCGCGCTCGACATGTAA